CGCTCAGTTTCATGCCGGCATCCCATGCAGATAGACATCCTGGACGGTGATCGCGAGGCCCGCGTTGCGCGCCATGAACCGCCCCAGGAATTCGTGCAGCCCCTCGTCGAAGATATCGTCGACCGTGGCGCGGCTGAGATCGTCGAGCAGCTGATGCGCCACGTCCTGCGCGCGGGTGCCGGTCTGGTAATTCTCGGCGATATTGTCGAGATGCTCGCAGCTCCACCGCACGCAGGACAAGAGCGAGCGCGGGAACTTGCGGTTGAGGATCAGCAGATGCGCGATCTTCTGCGCGGTGATCTCGCCGGTATAGGTCCAGTTGAAGGCGCGCTGCGCGGTCATCGACTGCAACAGCAGCGCCCACTGGCTCTGATCGAGCCCGGAGCCGACATAGGACAGCGACGGCAGCAGCACGTAATATTTCACGTCGATCAGCCGCGCGGTGTTGTCGGCGCGCTCGACCGAGGTGCCGATGCCCATGAAATCGTAGCCGTCATTGCGCAGTTGCGTGGCCTGGATGCAGCCCCGCACCAGATGACAGGTGCGCAGCGTCCATTCGCTGAGATCGCTCAGCATGAGCTTGCTGCGCTCGGTGCGCTGGAGCTGCTTGAGTTCTTGAAAGGCGGAGTTGATCGCATCCCAGACCGGCGCGGTCAGCGCGGTGCGCACCACGCGGGCATTCTCGCGCGCGGCGTTGATGCACGACAGCACCGAGGACGGGTTCTCGGCGTCGAAGAACAGCCAGGTCTCGATATTGCGCTGGTTGGGCTCGCCGTATTTCTCCTTGAACTCCTCCAGCGTGCCCTTGGCCTGAAGCACGGCCTCCCAGTCGTTGCGATAGCCGCCCGAGGGATCGGGCAGCAGCGCGTTGCGGGCGCCCACTTCGAGCAGGCGCGCGGTGGTTTCGGCGCGCTCGAGATAGCGGGCCATCCAGTAAAGGTGATCTGCGGTGCGGCTCAGCATGTCGTCTTCACTCCGCCAGGACCCAGGTGTCTTTCACGCCCCCGCCCTGCGAGGAGTTCACCACCAGCGAGCCTTCGGTCAGCGCCACGCGGGTCAGCCCGCCCGGCACGAGTTCGATCTTTTCGCCCACCAGGCAGTAGGGGCGCAGATCCACATGGCGCGGCGCGATGCCCTCTTCCACGAAGGTCGGGCAGGCCGAGAGCGACAGCGTCGGCTGCGCGATATAGTTCTCGGGGTTCTCGCGGATCTTGGCCTCGAATGCCTCGATGGTGGATTTGTCCGATTTCGGCCCGACCAGCATACCGTAGCCGCCCGATCCGTGCACCTCTTTCACCACCAGCTCCGGCAGATGTTCGAGCACGTATTTGCAATCGTCCTTCTTGGCGCATTGCCAGGTGGGCACGTTTTCCAGCACCGGCTCCTCGCCGAGATAGAAGCGGACCATCTCGGGCACATAGGTATAGATCGCCTTGTCGTCGGCCACGCCCGCCCCTGGCGCCGAGCAGATCGTCACCCCGCCCGAGCGGTAGACATCCATCAGCCCCGGCACGC
The window above is part of the Salipiger abyssi genome. Proteins encoded here:
- a CDS encoding alpha-E domain-containing protein, which encodes MLSRTADHLYWMARYLERAETTARLLEVGARNALLPDPSGGYRNDWEAVLQAKGTLEEFKEKYGEPNQRNIETWLFFDAENPSSVLSCINAARENARVVRTALTAPVWDAINSAFQELKQLQRTERSKLMLSDLSEWTLRTCHLVRGCIQATQLRNDGYDFMGIGTSVERADNTARLIDVKYYVLLPSLSYVGSGLDQSQWALLLQSMTAQRAFNWTYTGEITAQKIAHLLILNRKFPRSLLSCVRWSCEHLDNIAENYQTGTRAQDVAHQLLDDLSRATVDDIFDEGLHEFLGRFMARNAGLAITVQDVYLHGMPA